The Pseudomonas sp. FP2309 genomic sequence GGAGGCTTCGCCCGGGATGTTCAGCAGGATCGAGCTGATGCGACCACCGTATTCACAGCCCAGGTACACGGCCGCGAGCAGGATCAGCGCCGATTCCGGCGGCAGGCCCAAGGCGAATGCGATGGGGATCAGCAGCGCCACGCCGTTGATCGGGCCCAGGCCCGGCAACAGGCCGACCACGGTGCCGATCAAGGTGCCGCAGAGGGCGGTCACCAGGTTGTAGGGGGTCAACGCGACGCCGAAGCCCTGGCCCAAATAGCCGAAAGTATCCATATCAGTTCTCCAGAACGTTGAGCAGGCCCAGGGGCAGCGGGACATCCATGGCTTTATCGAACAGCAGATAAAGGCCGACACTGATCAAGGTGATGATCACTGCACCCGGTAACCAGCGGCCCCCGTACAAGCGTGCCATCGGAATACCGATCAACATGCTGCTGAGAATGAAGCCCAGCGGTTCGAACGTTGCCGCGAAGACCAGCAGCAGCGCGACGCAGATGCCGATCTTGACCAGGGTATCGCGGTCCAACGCCGGTTCTTCTTCGGTGTGCCGGGTCGGTTGCGGGCGAAACAGCATGTAGATCAGCGCCAGGCTCATCAGCCCGAGCATCAGCAGCGGGTAGGCGCGAGGCCCCACCGGCTCGTAGGAAAACGCCGCCTGATACGGCCAGGCCATCAGCGCCAGGCCGGCACAGGCCAGCAGCAGCACTGCGGCAAAAATGCGTTGTAAAAGCATGTCGAACTCCTGGGCCACGCCGCCTGTGGAGGAGGGCGTGGCCGCGTAAGGAAGGAGGGGCGTTTACTGGATCAGGCCGAACTCTTTGGCCAGCACTTTGTAGTCAGCCACTTGTTTCTTCACGTAGGTGTCCAGTTCCGGGCCGGTCATGGCGAACGGGAACAGCTCGCGCTGGTCACGCAGCTTGGCGAACTCCTCGGAGGCCAGCAGTTTGTCGAAGGCGTCTTTCCACCAGGCGTAGTCGGCATCGCTGACTTTTGGCCCAAGGTAGAAGCCGCGCACCACCGGCCAGACAATGTCGTAGCCCTGCTCTTTGGCTGTCGGGATGTCTTTCATTTCCGGCTCGTCCAGGCGCTTCTCGGAGAACACGGCCAGCAGGCGCATGTCACCGCTGAGGATGTGCGGCATGGAGTCGGAGATGTCGGTACTGCCCACCTGGATGTGACCGCCGAGCAGAGCCGTGGCGATTTCGCCGCCGCCTTCGAGGGCGACGTAACGCAGCTCACGCGGGTTGATCCCGGCAGCCTTGGCGATCAGTGCGGTTTGCATCCAGTCCTGGCTGCCGACGGTGCCGCCGGAACCAATCACCACGCTGCCTGGATCTTTCTTCAAGGCTTTGACCAGATCGTCGAGGTTCTTGTAGGGCGAGTCGCTTTTGACTGCGATCGCACCATAGCTGGTACCGACCGCCGCCAACCAGCGCACGGCGCTTTCGTCGAAACGACCAAATTTGCCCTGGGCCAGGTTCAGCAGCGAACCG encodes the following:
- a CDS encoding tripartite tricarboxylate transporter TctB family protein, which gives rise to MLLQRIFAAVLLLACAGLALMAWPYQAAFSYEPVGPRAYPLLMLGLMSLALIYMLFRPQPTRHTEEEPALDRDTLVKIGICVALLLVFAATFEPLGFILSSMLIGIPMARLYGGRWLPGAVIITLISVGLYLLFDKAMDVPLPLGLLNVLEN
- a CDS encoding tripartite tricarboxylate transporter substrate binding protein, producing the protein MTYSLRKLALAAGCMLFAGQLLAADEPKRPECIAPASPGGGFDLTCKLVQSALVNEKLLSKPMRVTYMPGGVGAVAYNAVVAQRPADAGTLVAWSSGSLLNLAQGKFGRFDESAVRWLAAVGTSYGAIAVKSDSPYKNLDDLVKALKKDPGSVVIGSGGTVGSQDWMQTALIAKAAGINPRELRYVALEGGGEIATALLGGHIQVGSTDISDSMPHILSGDMRLLAVFSEKRLDEPEMKDIPTAKEQGYDIVWPVVRGFYLGPKVSDADYAWWKDAFDKLLASEEFAKLRDQRELFPFAMTGPELDTYVKKQVADYKVLAKEFGLIQ